One part of the Melospiza melodia melodia isolate bMelMel2 chromosome 3, bMelMel2.pri, whole genome shotgun sequence genome encodes these proteins:
- the TSTD3 gene encoding thiosulfate sulfurtransferase/rhodanese-like domain-containing protein 3 produces the protein MGPGGWWRAARALRAAGGGWSRAAAPGPTCRRLCAAAAPDLSYQELKDLKKANVLHIDVRERWEIDRFGKIPQSINIPLGELMEALQMDPTDFKEQYNQKMPSKSDPVVFSCLAGTRSKQALGFAMSLGFSRAQHYGGGFDDWVKHEPPEKK, from the exons ATGGGCCCCGGGGGCTGGTGGCGGGCGGCGCGGGCCctgcgggcggcgggcggcggctggAGCCGGGCGGCAGCGCCCG GCCCCACCTGCCGCCGCCTCTGCGCCGCCGCGGCGCCGGACCTCTCCTACCAGGAGCTCAAAGACCTGAAGAAGGCCAACGTGCTTCACATTGACGTGCGGGAGAGGTGGGAGATCGACAGGTTTGGAAAAATCCCGCAGTCCATCAACATACCGC TGGGTGAATTAATGGAAGCTCTACAAATGGACCCAACGGATTTCAAGGAGCAGTATAATCAAAAAATGCCATCCAAGTCAGACCCTGTGGTTTTCTCCTGTTTGGCAGGAACAAGAAGTAAACAAGCACTTGGTTTTGCCATGTCCTTGGGTTTCAGCAG AGCTCAGCATTATGGTGGTGGCTTTGATGACTGGGTAAAACATGAACCTCCAGAAAAGAAATGA